One genomic window of Muntiacus reevesi chromosome 4, mMunRee1.1, whole genome shotgun sequence includes the following:
- the SPRYD4 gene encoding SPRY domain-containing protein 4, with protein sequence MAAPYVITRRGALPGATCEGRRRAGGAGSQLGACPVHPRRKMALPFARSLCLCRRGAKRLGVAAAEARRGISFKLEEKTAHSTLLLFKGDTGVKYGMVGLEPTKLALNVERFREWAVVLADTAVTSGRHYWEVTVKRSQQFRIGVADVDMSRDSCIGVDDRSWVFTYAQRKWYTMLANEKAPVEGMGQPEKVGLLLEYEAQKLSLVDVSRIAVVHTLQTDFRGPVVPAFALWDGELLTHSGLEVPEGL encoded by the exons ATGGCGGCCCCCTACGTCATCACACGGCGCGGCGCGCTCCCGGGCGCCACGTGCGAGGGGCGCCGGCGGGCAGGTGGAGCGGGATCTCAGCTGGGGGCGTGCCCTGTTCATCCGCGGCGCAAGATGGCGCTCCCCTTTGCACGTTCGTTGTGCCTCTGCCGCAGGGGAGCCAAGCGATTGGGGGTTGCCGCCGCGGAAGCCCGCAGAG GCATCAGTTTCAAATTGGAAGAAAAGACAGCCCACAGCACCCTGTTACTCTTCAAAGGTGACACAGGTGTCAAATACGGCATGGTGGGATTGGAGCCCACAAAATTAGCCCTTAACGTGGAGCGCTTCCGGGAGTGGGCAGTTGTGCTGGCAGACACAGCTGTCACCAGTGGCAGGCATTACTGGGAGGTGACAGTGAAGCGCTCCCAGCAGTTCCGGATAGGAGTTGCAGATGTGGACATGTCTCGCGATAGCTGCATCGGTGTTGACGATCGTTCCTGGGTGTTCACCTATGCTCAGCGCAAGTGGTACACCATGTTGGCCAACGAGAAAGCCCCAGTTGAGGGCATGGGGCAGCCAGAGAAGGTGGGGCTGCTGCTGGAGTATGAGGCCCAGAAGTTGAGCCTGGTGGATGTGAGCCGGATTGCTGTGGTCcacacactgcagacagatttccGGGGTCCAGTGGTGCCTGCCTTTGCCCTTTGGGATGGAGAGCTGCTGACCCATTCAGGGCTTGAGGTGCCTGAAGGGCTCTAG
- the MIP gene encoding lens fiber major intrinsic protein: MWELRSASFWRAIFAEFFATLFYVFFGLGASLRWAPGPLHVLQVALAFGLALATLVQAVGHISGAHVNPAVTFAFLVGSQMSLLRALCYMVAQLLGAVAGAAVLYSVTPAAVRGSLALNTLHPGVSVGQATIVEIFLMLQFVLCIFATYDERRNGRMGSVALAVGFSLTLGHLFGMYYTGAGMNPARSFAPAILTRNFTNHWVYWVGPVIGAGLGSLLYDFLLFPRLKSVSERLSILKGTRPSESNGQPEVTGEPVELKTQAL, encoded by the exons ATGTGGGAGCTGCGGTCAGCCTCCTTCTGGAGGGCCATATTTGCTGAGTTCTTTGCCACCCTCTTCTATGTCTTCTTCGGGCTGGGGGCCTCGCTGCGTtgggccccaggccccctgcacgtCCTGCAGGTGGCTCTGGCCTTCGGCCTGGCCCTGGCGACCCTGGTGCAGGCGGTGGGCCACATTAGCGGCGCCCACGTCAACCCCGCGGTCACTTTCGCCTTCCTGGTGGGCTCCCAGATGTCCCTACTCCGCGCCCTCTGCTACATGGTGGCCCAGCTCCTGGGGGCCGTGGCCGGGGCCGCCGTGCTGTACAGCGTCACCCCGGCGGCCGTCCGAGGGAGCCTCGCGCTCAACACG CTGCACCCTGGGGTGAGCGTGGGCCAGGCCACCATCGTGGAGATCTTCCTGATGCTCCAGTTCGTGCTCTGCATCTTTGCCACGTACGACGAGAGGCGGAATGGCCGAATGGGCTCCGTGGCCCTGGCCGTGGGCTTCTCCCTCACCCTGGGGCACCTCTTTGGG ATGTATTATACGGGCGCAGGCATGAACCCTGCCCGCTCCTTCGCTCCTGCCATTCTTACCAGAAACTTCACCAACCACTGG GTGTACTGGGTGGGCCCGGTCATTGGAGCAGGCCTGGGCAGTCTCCTTTATGACTTTCTCCTCTTCCCCCGGCTCAAGAGTGTTTCTGAGAGACTGTCTATTCTCAAGGGTACCAGGCCCAGTGAGTCCAATGGACAACCAGAGGTCACAGGGGAGCCTGTTGAACTGAAGACCCAGGCCCTGTAA